One window of the Brevinematales bacterium genome contains the following:
- a CDS encoding homoserine O-acetyltransferase yields MKKYKILKKTRLGQIIEEKDEESTVGLTKTEIVKIFPDGLELESGALLPGPIEVAYETYGTLNENRDNVILVCHALSGSAHSAGYMREIENGVLDGNTEGWWEDVIGPNKGIDTKKYFVISSNFLGSCYGTTGPASINPKTGEIYGLSFPVITIGDMVKVQRELLRYLGIDKVVSVVGGSMGGMQALEWSLMYPEIVESAIVIAATANCSAQNIAFDAVGRNAIMSDPNWAQGDYYKKNTFPSKGLSIARMIGHITYLSGESMDVKFGRKFINDKTYDVDEFDFEVESYLGYQGEKFVKRFDANSYLYITKAMDYFDLPQKYGDGDLKKAFRRATSRYLFISFSSDWLFPPQESIEMVSALISLNKDVSYVNIESIHGHDSFLVDTEFESKVIKAFIDSVYEKKELER; encoded by the coding sequence ATGAAAAAGTATAAGATACTTAAAAAAACCAGATTAGGGCAGATTATTGAAGAAAAAGATGAGGAAAGTACAGTAGGGCTTACTAAGACTGAAATTGTAAAGATTTTTCCTGATGGACTTGAGTTGGAATCTGGTGCTTTATTACCTGGTCCTATTGAGGTTGCGTACGAAACCTATGGTACTCTGAATGAAAACAGAGATAATGTTATATTAGTATGTCATGCTTTATCAGGTTCTGCTCATTCAGCTGGGTATATGAGAGAGATAGAAAATGGTGTTTTGGATGGTAATACTGAAGGATGGTGGGAGGATGTTATAGGACCTAACAAAGGTATAGATACTAAGAAGTATTTTGTTATTTCTTCAAATTTTCTGGGTAGTTGTTATGGTACTACAGGTCCTGCTTCAATAAATCCAAAAACTGGAGAAATATATGGTCTTTCATTTCCTGTTATAACTATTGGTGATATGGTTAAGGTTCAAAGGGAACTGTTGAGATATTTAGGAATAGATAAAGTTGTTTCTGTGGTTGGTGGTTCAATGGGAGGTATGCAAGCTTTAGAGTGGTCTTTGATGTATCCTGAGATCGTTGAAAGTGCTATTGTTATAGCAGCGACTGCTAATTGTTCTGCTCAAAATATAGCATTTGACGCAGTAGGGAGAAATGCTATAATGTCTGATCCTAATTGGGCTCAGGGAGATTATTACAAAAAGAACACTTTTCCTTCAAAAGGCTTAAGTATAGCAAGAATGATAGGTCACATAACTTATCTCAGTGGTGAGTCGATGGATGTAAAGTTTGGTAGAAAATTTATAAACGATAAAACGTACGATGTAGATGAGTTTGATTTTGAAGTTGAAAGTTATCTAGGGTATCAGGGTGAAAAGTTTGTAAAAAGATTTGATGCAAATTCTTATCTTTACATAACCAAGGCTATGGATTACTTTGATCTACCTCAGAAGTATGGTGATGGGGATCTAAAAAAAGCATTTAGAAGAGCAACTTCGAGATATTTGTTTATATCGTTTTCGTCTGATTGGCTTTTTCCACCACAAGAGTCTATTGAGATGGTTTCTGCTCTTATATCTCTAAATAAAGATGTGTCTTACGTAAACATAGAGTCAATACATGGGCATGACTCATTTTTGGTTGATACAGAATTTGAAAGCAAAGTTATAAAAGCTTTTATTGATTCTGTTTATGAGAAGAAAGAGTTAGAGAGATAG
- the metW gene encoding methionine biosynthesis protein MetW — MRRDLEIISEIISSGARVLDLGCGNGELLLYLKNKKSIYGLGVEIDAEEVRECLSKGLNVIQYDINRGLNFIGDDAFDYVVLSKTIQQLKSPGKLLEEVLRISRNAIISFPNFGNIKVRTYLLFRGQMPVTSELPYSWFDTPNIHLFTLKDFVNLCRIKGVKIEKIIPITKFGCKSMIINLLPNLLAEEVIVVVRK, encoded by the coding sequence ATGAGAAGGGATTTGGAAATAATATCTGAAATAATATCTTCGGGGGCAAGAGTGTTGGATTTGGGGTGCGGAAATGGAGAGTTACTACTGTATCTTAAGAATAAGAAGTCAATATATGGTTTAGGAGTTGAAATTGATGCAGAGGAAGTTAGAGAATGTTTATCTAAGGGGCTTAATGTTATACAGTATGATATAAATAGAGGATTAAATTTTATAGGTGATGATGCTTTTGATTATGTGGTTTTGAGTAAAACAATACAACAGCTTAAATCTCCAGGCAAACTTCTAGAAGAAGTGTTGAGAATATCTAGGAACGCTATTATAAGTTTTCCAAATTTTGGTAACATTAAAGTTAGAACTTATCTACTGTTTAGAGGACAGATGCCAGTTACATCTGAACTACCATATTCTTGGTTTGATACCCCAAATATTCATCTTTTTACTCTCAAAGATTTTGTTAATCTATGTAGGATAAAAGGAGTAAAAATTGAAAAAATAATACCTATAACAAAATTTGGATGTAAAAGTATGATAATTAATTTACTTCCTAATCTTCTTGCTGAAGAAGTGATAGTAGTTGTTAGGAAGTAG